The following coding sequences are from one Flavobacteriales bacterium window:
- a CDS encoding alpha/beta hydrolase, which produces MKHLPLSTALFLLTFFASCSITHKQSKTISGQATGFIKEHKATRVPVIPFTEKLTMMVREKLAASDGPLFTSLAQDLDLHVSVDTISNVPILVISPPVLKNDSAVAIYIHGGAFLIGSADDLTALYMAAKLGVRVISLSYDLSPKAKFPRALNQLYDAYAAITAIHPAAKTLVIGESAGGNLALTMLLKARDNQLPMPVAVGLFTPWTDLSGVGDSYKANGHRDPILAWNGQLNKAVKAYVNDRPLIDPYLSPVYADYSKGFPPTIITTGTRDLFLSDCVRLYWSMKYANVSVELRIWEGMWHAFQSERGLPEGEKCLEEVAQFLNGHLR; this is translated from the coding sequence TTGAAACATCTTCCACTAAGCACCGCTCTCTTCCTACTGACGTTCTTTGCGTCCTGCTCCATCACTCATAAGCAGTCTAAGACCATAAGTGGCCAAGCAACTGGTTTCATTAAGGAACATAAGGCCACCAGGGTACCTGTGATTCCATTTACCGAGAAATTGACAATGATGGTCCGCGAAAAACTGGCGGCATCCGATGGCCCATTGTTTACAAGCCTTGCTCAAGATCTGGATCTACATGTTTCTGTAGACACCATCTCCAATGTCCCCATATTGGTTATCAGTCCGCCTGTGCTGAAAAACGACAGTGCTGTGGCCATTTACATTCATGGAGGGGCTTTCCTGATCGGTTCTGCCGATGACCTTACAGCGCTATACATGGCTGCCAAATTGGGTGTTCGCGTTATTTCGCTCAGCTACGACCTAAGTCCTAAGGCCAAGTTTCCAAGAGCACTCAATCAATTGTATGATGCTTATGCTGCCATCACAGCGATCCATCCCGCAGCAAAAACACTGGTCATTGGCGAATCGGCAGGTGGTAATTTGGCCTTGACCATGCTACTTAAGGCCAGAGACAATCAGCTGCCAATGCCTGTTGCTGTTGGTCTTTTTACTCCTTGGACAGACCTTAGCGGTGTGGGCGACAGTTACAAGGCAAACGGTCATCGCGATCCAATTCTTGCCTGGAACGGCCAATTGAACAAGGCCGTAAAGGCATATGTCAATGACCGACCTCTTATAGACCCGTACCTTTCTCCGGTGTATGCAGATTACTCAAAAGGTTTTCCGCCCACCATCATCACCACAGGCACAAGAGACCTCTTTCTAAGTGATTGTGTCCGACTCTATTGGTCTATGAAGTATGCAAATGTTAGCGTGGAGCTCAGGATCTGGGAAGGGATGTGGCACGCCTTTCAGTCAGAGCGCGGTCTGCCCGAAGGAGAAAAATGCTTGGAAGAAGTGGCCCAATTCCTGAATGGTCATTTAAGGTAG